A genomic region of Miscanthus floridulus cultivar M001 chromosome 3, ASM1932011v1, whole genome shotgun sequence contains the following coding sequences:
- the LOC136546672 gene encoding serine/threonine protein phosphatase 2A 57 kDa regulatory subunit B' alpha isoform-like, translated as MGAAAAEVVALRPPSAKRRSTTLKFLFELEKPDGVLPGTAKLPPPSPEPEADSLIDKIASCNRVFTFADDECEEERDAKRERLVEVLSAVRSSGSGGGSNQQPLDHRVMVSLVKMVGANLFREMPPSACPALLPPDGVDEETNVMVLAPSWPHLQVVYDILLSVVTASDAKTLRHHVDRTFLSSLLALFRSEDPREHDRLKTVYHQLYSKLTCERAFMRRSMAAEFLRFVYEAPAAERHCGAAELLEICGSIINGFAVPLKEEHHAFLARVLLPLHRTRWVHTYHRQLAYCVLQFVHKEPGLADAVVTDILRHWPVTNCQKEVLLIEELEEILEVLEPKHFQKLAVPICSRIARCVSSYSSQVAEGALYVWNNERFVELATASPGVMEKILPAFVASVESNLELHWSKCVQQVTASVKSLLQQVTPDLYARCADDLATRRSEAEVAAAVRDARWRKLETAAAAAAK; from the exons ATGGGCGCTGCCGCGGCGGAGGTGGTGGCGCTGAGGCCGCCGTCAGCCAAGAGGAGGTCGACAACGCTCAAGTTCCTGTTCGAGCTCGAGAAGCCGGACGGCGTGCTCCCCGGCACGGCCAAgctgccaccgccgtcgccggAGCCTGAGGCGGACAGCCTCATCGACAAGATCGCCTCGTGCAACCGCGTGTTCACGTTCGCCGACGACGAGTGCGAGGAGGAGCGGGACGCGAAGCGGGAGCGGCTTGTCGAGGTGCTGAGCGCCGTCCGGTCGAGCGGGAGCGGCGGGGGCAGCAATCAGCAGCCGCTGGACCACCGCGTGATGGTGTCACTTGTGAAGATGGTCGGCGCCAACCTATTCCGGGAAATGCCGCCGTCGGCGTGCCCGGCGCTGCTGCCCCCCGACGGCGTCGACGAGGAGACGAACGTGATGGTGCTGGCCCCGTCGTGGCCGCACCTCCAGGTGGTGTATGACATCCTCCTGTCCGTGGTCACCGCGTCGGACGCCAAGACGCTGCGCCACCACGTGGACCGCACCTTCCTCTCGTCCCTCCTCGCGCTGTTCCGCTCCGAGGACCCCCGGGAGCACGACCGGCTCAAGACCGTGTACCACCAGCTCTACTCCAAGCTCACCTGCGAGCGCGCCTTCATGCGGCGCTCCATGGCCGCCGAGTTCCTGCGGTTCGTCTACGAGGCGCCCGCCGCCGAGCGCCACTGCGGCGCCGCCGAGCTGCTGGAGATCTGCGGCAGCATCATCAACGGCTTCGCCGTGCCGCTCAAGGAGGAGCACCACGCGTTCCTGGCGCGCGTGCTGCTGCCGCTGCACCGGACGCGGTGGGTGCACACGTACCACCGCCAGCTCGCCTACTGCGTGCTCCAGTTCGTGCACAAGGAGCCGGGCCTCGCCGACGCGGTGGTCACGGACATCCTGCGCCACTGGCCCGTGACCAACTGCCAGAAGGAGGTGCTGCTCATCGAGGAGCTCGAGGAGATTCTCGAGGTGCTCGAGCCCAAGCACTTCCAGAAGCTCGCCGTGCCCATCTGCTCCCGGATCGCCCGCTGTGTCAGTAGCTACAGCTCTCAG GTGGCGGAGGGGGCGCTGTACGTGTGGAACAACGAGCGGTTCGTGGAGCTGGCGACGGCGTCGCCGGGGGTGATGGAGAAGATcctgccggcgttcgtggcgagCGTGGAGAGCAACCTGGAGCTGCACTGGAGCAAGTGCGTGCAGCAGGTGACGGCCAGCGTCAAGTCCCTGCTCCAGCAGGTCACGCCCGACCTGTACGCCCggtgcgccgacgacctcgccacGCGGCGGTCCGAGGCCGaggtcgccgccgccgtgcggGACGCCCGGTGGCGCAAGCTCgagacggccgccgccgccgccgccaaataG